One window from the genome of Streptomyces sp. WZ-12 encodes:
- a CDS encoding HAD-IIA family hydrolase, translating to MTERKPIESWLTDMDGVLMHEGVPVPGADAFIKKLRDSGRPFLVLTNNSIYTPRDLHARLNRIGLDVPVANIWTSAMATATFLDTQRPGGTAYVIGEAGLTTALHDAGYVLTDVDPDFVVLGETRTYSFEALTKAIRLINGGARFIATNPDNTGPSPEGALPATGSVAALITKATGKEPYFVGKPNPLMMRHALNVIGAHSETSAMIGDRMDTDVLAGLEAGMATFLVLTGLTSAEEVDTYPFRPTKVVDSIADLVDLV from the coding sequence ATGACTGAGCGCAAGCCCATCGAATCGTGGCTCACCGATATGGACGGTGTGCTGATGCACGAAGGCGTCCCCGTGCCGGGCGCGGATGCCTTCATCAAGAAGCTCCGGGATTCCGGCCGTCCTTTTCTGGTGCTCACCAACAACTCGATCTACACACCGCGGGACCTGCACGCCCGGCTCAACCGGATCGGGCTGGACGTGCCGGTGGCGAACATCTGGACGTCGGCCATGGCCACGGCGACGTTCCTGGACACCCAGCGGCCCGGTGGCACCGCCTATGTGATCGGGGAAGCGGGCTTGACGACCGCCCTGCACGACGCGGGGTACGTACTGACCGATGTCGATCCGGATTTCGTGGTCCTGGGGGAGACGCGGACGTACTCGTTCGAGGCGTTGACGAAGGCGATCCGGCTCATCAACGGTGGTGCGCGGTTCATCGCGACGAATCCGGACAACACCGGCCCGTCGCCGGAGGGGGCGTTGCCGGCGACCGGTTCGGTGGCCGCGTTGATCACCAAGGCGACGGGGAAGGAGCCGTACTTCGTCGGGAAGCCGAATCCGTTGATGATGCGCCATGCGCTCAATGTCATCGGGGCGCATTCGGAGACCTCCGCGATGATCGGCGACCGGATGGACACCGATGTGTTGGCGGGGTTGGAGGCCGGGATGGCGACGTTCCTGGTGCTGACGGGGCTGACGTCGGCGGAGGAGGTCGACACCTATCCGTTCCGGCCGACGAAGGTGGTGGACTCGATCGCCGATCTGGTGGATCTGGTCTGA
- a CDS encoding SsgA family sporulation/cell division regulator produces MVSTAKRTLEMQLLLGPDETVPVAGRFGYRSDRPYEVEVAFLSRGEAVATWLFARDLLLGGLCEEVGEGDVRVWPTRRAAGPRHVHIELATDDSVCELRVRATELTAWLEQTAAIVPPGHEDRYLDMDAHLARLLAGKC; encoded by the coding sequence GTGGTGTCGACAGCCAAGCGCACCCTTGAGATGCAGCTCCTCCTCGGGCCGGACGAAACGGTTCCGGTGGCCGGCCGGTTCGGCTACCGCAGCGACCGCCCCTACGAGGTCGAGGTCGCCTTCCTCAGCCGCGGCGAAGCGGTCGCCACCTGGCTGTTCGCCCGCGACCTGCTGCTCGGCGGACTGTGCGAAGAGGTCGGCGAGGGTGACGTACGGGTGTGGCCCACCCGCCGCGCCGCCGGACCCCGACACGTACACATCGAGCTCGCCACCGACGACAGCGTCTGCGAGCTGAGGGTGCGCGCGACGGAGCTCACCGCCTGGCTGGAGCAGACCGCGGCCATCGTCCCGCCCGGCCACGAAGACCGCTATCTCGATATGGATGCCCACCTGGCCCGCCTGCTAGCGGGGAAGTGCTGA
- a CDS encoding DinB family protein, translating to MGTTPDGRPIPPPQAGERQMLESWLDFHRATLELKCAGLDDHQLRTASVPPSSMTLLGLVQHMAEVERNWFQRVFACQDSPPLYEEGAGDGFAVIPGRGGGEVMGRWRAEVARSRELIAGSSLEDTGKLSEQEAAHVGDQGVSLRWILVHMVEEYARHNGHADLIRERIDGTTGA from the coding sequence ATGGGTACAACACCGGACGGCCGCCCCATTCCGCCCCCGCAGGCCGGAGAGCGTCAGATGCTGGAGAGCTGGCTGGACTTCCACCGCGCCACGCTGGAACTGAAGTGCGCCGGCCTCGATGACCATCAGTTGAGGACGGCCTCGGTGCCGCCGTCGTCGATGACGCTGTTGGGCCTGGTCCAGCACATGGCAGAGGTCGAACGCAACTGGTTCCAGCGGGTGTTCGCCTGCCAGGATTCGCCGCCACTGTACGAGGAGGGCGCGGGCGACGGCTTCGCGGTCATCCCCGGCCGCGGAGGCGGCGAGGTCATGGGTCGCTGGCGCGCGGAGGTCGCACGGAGCAGGGAACTGATCGCCGGCTCGTCGTTGGAAGACACTGGCAAGCTCTCGGAACAGGAGGCCGCACATGTGGGCGACCAGGGCGTCTCGCTGCGTTGGATCTTGGTTCACATGGTCGAGGAGTACGCACGCCACAACGGTCACGCAGACCTGATCCGGGAACGCATCGACGGCACCACGGGCGCCTGA
- a CDS encoding lytic polysaccharide monooxygenase auxiliary activity family 9 protein, translated as MRKKLTAAVIGLGVVGASFLATGSASSHGYSDAPPSRQALCANGTVKDCGAIQYEPQSVEAPKGFPAAGPADGKICSGGHDGFAQLDDPRGGAWPTTKLSPGQGYTFTWRITARHATADFEYFITKDSYDPTKPLTRADLEPEPFMTVPMGGARPGETVQHQGTVPTLKSGHHIILGVWNIADTGNAFYACSDVDLS; from the coding sequence ATGCGGAAAAAGCTCACCGCCGCCGTGATCGGCCTAGGTGTCGTCGGAGCCTCCTTCCTCGCAACGGGTAGCGCCTCCAGTCACGGCTACAGCGATGCGCCCCCGAGTCGTCAGGCGCTCTGCGCCAACGGAACCGTCAAGGATTGCGGTGCGATTCAGTACGAGCCCCAGAGCGTCGAGGCGCCCAAGGGATTCCCGGCCGCCGGGCCGGCCGACGGCAAGATCTGCTCCGGCGGGCACGACGGTTTCGCTCAGCTCGACGACCCCCGTGGTGGCGCGTGGCCCACGACCAAACTCTCCCCGGGGCAGGGCTACACCTTCACCTGGCGGATCACCGCGCGTCATGCGACGGCGGACTTCGAGTACTTCATCACCAAGGACAGTTACGACCCGACCAAGCCGCTCACCCGCGCCGACCTCGAACCCGAACCGTTCATGACGGTCCCGATGGGCGGTGCGCGGCCGGGGGAGACGGTGCAGCATCAGGGCACCGTCCCCACCCTCAAGTCAGGGCACCACATCATCCTGGGCGTATGGAACATCGCCGACACGGGCAACGCGTTCTACGCCTGCTCGGACGTCGACCTGTCCTGA
- a CDS encoding AMP-binding protein, with the protein MVADSSRSDSPLTPDTHAHPPAASRASGPRTVAELVQAQWGDHRIALKYREAALTHHQVAGAAAARAALLGEALPSGAEPHIGVLLDNVPEFPLWLNAAALAGAAVAGINPTRRGPELARDIAHTDCALLITERAHLPLLAGLDLPVPPERVLITDDPAYRELLAPYEGARPTDALGTALRSGERRRATAPGPGTRMLLYFTSGSTGAPKAALCTQGRLAAAGQSLVRYFGVRKDDVHYLCMPMFHGNAVIAGWAPALAGGAAVALRRRFSASAFLPDVRHYGATYFTYVGRAVQYLLATPPAPDDRDHPLRTGFGTEAGAVDIARFADRFGVRLVEGYGSSEGGAALQRTPDTPPGAVGRPAPGDDLAVVDPDTGDELPRARWDRAGRLVNGDEAIGELVNRGRSAFEGYWRNSEATAARTRGRAQGRVGAGWYWTGDLFFRDAAGFFHFAGRTDDRLRVDSENLAAAMIENILARYAPVTGAAVYAVPDPVAGDQVMAALALPGGAAFDPEGFAAFLAAQPDLGTKMSPRFLRIVDALPVTATNKVRRAALRNAGFRGPDPVWWRPIEPRATAHPADRPSGTALWRYRLLTDDDRAALVAQYRAHNREHLLDR; encoded by the coding sequence ATGGTGGCCGACAGTTCGCGCAGCGACAGCCCGCTCACCCCCGACACACACGCCCACCCTCCCGCCGCCAGTCGTGCATCCGGCCCCCGCACCGTCGCCGAGCTCGTTCAAGCGCAGTGGGGGGACCACCGCATCGCGCTCAAGTACCGGGAGGCGGCGCTCACCCACCACCAGGTGGCCGGCGCGGCCGCCGCGCGGGCCGCGCTGCTGGGCGAGGCGCTGCCGTCGGGCGCGGAGCCGCATATCGGGGTGCTGCTCGACAACGTCCCGGAGTTCCCGCTCTGGCTCAACGCCGCGGCGCTCGCCGGGGCCGCCGTCGCCGGCATCAACCCCACCCGCCGCGGCCCCGAACTCGCCCGCGACATCGCCCATACCGACTGCGCGCTGCTGATCACCGAACGCGCCCACCTCCCGCTGCTCGCCGGGCTCGACCTGCCCGTCCCGCCCGAGCGCGTACTGATCACCGACGACCCCGCCTACCGGGAACTGCTCGCCCCCTATGAGGGCGCGCGGCCAACGGACGCCCTCGGCACCGCCCTTCGTAGCGGCGAACGGCGGCGGGCGACCGCCCCGGGCCCCGGCACCCGCATGCTCCTCTACTTCACCTCCGGCTCCACCGGCGCCCCGAAGGCCGCCCTCTGCACCCAGGGCCGGCTGGCCGCCGCCGGCCAGTCCCTGGTCCGCTACTTCGGTGTGCGGAAGGACGACGTCCACTACCTCTGCATGCCGATGTTCCACGGCAACGCGGTGATCGCCGGCTGGGCCCCGGCGCTCGCCGGCGGCGCGGCCGTCGCCCTGCGCCGCCGCTTCTCGGCCTCCGCCTTCCTCCCCGACGTGCGCCACTACGGCGCCACCTACTTCACCTACGTCGGCCGGGCCGTCCAGTACCTCCTCGCCACCCCGCCCGCCCCCGACGACCGCGATCACCCCCTGCGCACCGGATTCGGCACGGAGGCCGGCGCCGTCGACATCGCCCGCTTCGCCGACCGCTTCGGCGTCCGGTTGGTCGAGGGCTACGGCTCCTCCGAGGGCGGCGCGGCGCTCCAGCGCACCCCGGACACCCCGCCCGGAGCCGTGGGCCGCCCCGCCCCCGGTGACGACCTCGCCGTCGTCGACCCGGATACCGGCGACGAACTGCCGCGCGCCCGGTGGGACCGGGCCGGTCGCCTCGTCAACGGGGACGAGGCGATAGGGGAGCTGGTCAACCGGGGCCGCAGCGCCTTCGAGGGCTACTGGCGCAACTCGGAGGCCACCGCCGCGCGCACCCGGGGCCGGGCCCAGGGCCGCGTCGGTGCGGGCTGGTACTGGACCGGTGACCTGTTCTTCCGGGACGCGGCGGGGTTCTTCCACTTCGCCGGGCGGACGGACGACCGGCTGCGGGTCGACAGCGAGAACCTGGCCGCCGCGATGATCGAGAACATCCTCGCCCGGTACGCCCCGGTCACCGGCGCCGCCGTCTACGCCGTGCCCGACCCGGTCGCCGGCGACCAGGTCATGGCGGCCCTCGCACTGCCCGGCGGCGCGGCCTTCGATCCGGAGGGCTTCGCGGCCTTCCTCGCCGCCCAGCCGGACCTCGGGACGAAGATGTCGCCCCGCTTCCTCCGGATCGTCGACGCGCTGCCGGTCACCGCGACCAACAAGGTGCGCCGGGCCGCCCTCCGGAACGCCGGCTTCCGGGGCCCGGATCCGGTCTGGTGGCGCCCGATCGAGCCCCGCGCGACCGCGCACCCCGCCGATCGCCCCTCCGGCACCGCCCTCTGGCGCTACCGCCTCCTCACGGACGACGACCGGGCCGCCCTCGTGGCGCAGTACCGCGCGCACAACCGGGAACATCTCCTGGACCGGTGA
- a CDS encoding IclR family transcriptional regulator: MALKPEPTAPFHSVQHALRVLETISRHADGVTDAQIARETGLSAAHLAQMLSMLRREGYAHQLADGAYVVGESLLLLGSGSDRSRALRDKLQRTLDQLRDSVGAAVYISRYIDGEVKILHYADGPLAPKVNEWAEFRRTAHASAVGKCLLAQLDYDGRMDHLSRHKTARLTSRTITNEKVLFHKLDSQPPTVPVLDLQEYAVGTVCAAVPITAGKTVGCLALSMPLENAHRLRQAADTLNRKAAPVLLSLAI; this comes from the coding sequence GTGGCGCTGAAGCCCGAGCCGACCGCGCCGTTCCATTCGGTGCAACACGCCCTTCGCGTTCTCGAAACGATCTCGCGGCACGCCGATGGCGTGACCGATGCGCAGATCGCCCGCGAGACCGGTTTGTCGGCGGCCCACCTCGCCCAGATGCTGTCCATGCTGCGCCGCGAAGGCTACGCGCATCAACTCGCCGACGGTGCATACGTCGTCGGCGAGTCGCTGCTGTTGCTGGGCTCGGGCTCCGACCGCAGCCGCGCCCTGCGCGACAAGCTGCAACGCACACTGGATCAGCTACGCGATTCGGTCGGAGCCGCGGTCTACATCAGCCGGTACATCGACGGCGAGGTGAAGATCCTCCACTACGCCGACGGTCCGCTGGCACCGAAGGTCAACGAGTGGGCCGAGTTCCGTCGCACCGCGCACGCCAGCGCGGTCGGCAAGTGCCTGCTGGCCCAGCTCGACTACGACGGTCGGATGGACCACCTCTCACGCCACAAGACCGCCCGGCTCACCTCCCGGACGATCACCAACGAGAAGGTGCTGTTCCACAAGCTGGACAGCCAGCCACCGACCGTTCCCGTCCTGGATCTCCAGGAGTACGCGGTCGGCACGGTCTGCGCCGCGGTTCCGATCACCGCCGGCAAGACGGTGGGCTGCCTGGCCCTGTCCATGCCGCTGGAGAACGCGCACCGCCTCCGGCAGGCCGCCGACACCCTGAACCGCAAGGCCGCGCCCGTTTTGCTGTCGTTGGCGATCTGA
- the ehuA gene encoding ectoine/hydroxyectoine ABC transporter ATP-binding protein EhuA, with the protein MPADQHTPNAAPAAETTELIRFDGVSKRFGAHTVLDALDISVYTGRHVTLIGPSGSGKTTILRLLMTLLKPDGGTIKLGGRYLTHEERGGKLVPASDRYSREVRKNIGMVFQQFNLFPNMKVLRNITEAPVHVLGLDADAAEERARELLELVGLTAHLDKYPSQLSGGQQQRVAIARALAMRPQVLLLDEVTSALDPELVAGVLDLLRDIAHSMDITMLCVTHEMNFARDISDCVLMFDAGRVIESGPPERIFTAPEHERTREFLSAVL; encoded by the coding sequence TTGCCCGCTGACCAGCACACCCCGAACGCCGCGCCCGCGGCCGAGACCACCGAGCTGATCCGCTTCGACGGGGTCAGCAAGCGGTTCGGCGCGCACACCGTCCTCGACGCCCTCGACATAAGCGTCTACACGGGCAGGCACGTCACGCTGATCGGCCCGTCGGGCTCCGGAAAGACCACGATCCTGCGGCTGTTGATGACGCTGCTCAAGCCGGACGGGGGCACCATCAAGCTCGGTGGCCGGTACCTCACCCACGAGGAGAGGGGCGGCAAACTGGTCCCGGCGAGCGACCGTTACAGCCGCGAGGTGCGCAAGAACATCGGGATGGTCTTCCAGCAGTTCAACCTCTTCCCCAACATGAAGGTGCTGCGGAACATCACCGAGGCCCCGGTGCACGTCCTGGGCCTGGACGCGGACGCGGCCGAGGAGCGCGCCCGCGAACTCCTCGAACTCGTCGGCCTCACCGCCCATCTGGACAAGTACCCCTCGCAACTCTCCGGCGGTCAGCAGCAGCGGGTCGCCATCGCCCGGGCCCTGGCGATGCGCCCGCAGGTCCTGCTGCTGGACGAGGTGACCTCGGCCCTCGACCCGGAACTGGTGGCCGGCGTCCTGGACCTGCTGCGGGACATCGCCCACTCCATGGACATCACCATGCTCTGCGTCACCCACGAGATGAACTTCGCCCGGGACATCTCGGACTGCGTGCTGATGTTCGACGCCGGGCGGGTCATCGAATCCGGCCCGCCGGAGCGGATCTTCACGGCCCCGGAGCACGAGCGGACCCGGGAGTTCCTGAGCGCGGTCCTGTAG
- the ehuD gene encoding ectoine/hydroxyectoine ABC transporter permease subunit EhuD produces the protein MTFDWSAVGHFLPTFWKGLLVTLEALVLGSLIAFALGLVWALAQRSSLKAVRWPVTAFTEFVRNTPLLVQLFFLFYVMPEWGVTLSALATGVIGLGLHYSTYTAEVYRSGIDGVPAGQWEAAVALSLPRRRTWTAVILPQAVRRVAPALGNYVIAMLKDSPMLFAIGVLEMLGQARQFSSQTFQTVEPYTVVGVAFIALAYPASLLLRALERRLAR, from the coding sequence ATGACGTTCGACTGGTCCGCGGTCGGCCACTTCCTGCCGACGTTCTGGAAGGGCCTCCTGGTCACCCTGGAGGCCCTGGTCCTGGGTTCGTTGATCGCCTTCGCGCTCGGCCTGGTCTGGGCGCTGGCGCAGCGCTCGTCCCTGAAGGCGGTGCGCTGGCCGGTGACCGCGTTCACCGAATTCGTGCGCAACACTCCCCTGTTGGTGCAACTGTTCTTCCTGTTCTACGTGATGCCCGAGTGGGGCGTGACGCTCAGCGCGCTGGCCACCGGGGTGATCGGGCTGGGTCTGCACTACTCGACGTACACCGCCGAGGTCTACCGCTCCGGCATCGACGGCGTCCCGGCCGGCCAGTGGGAGGCGGCCGTCGCGCTGAGCCTGCCGCGCCGCCGCACCTGGACGGCGGTGATCCTGCCGCAGGCGGTCCGCCGCGTCGCGCCGGCCCTGGGCAACTACGTCATCGCGATGTTGAAGGACTCGCCGATGCTCTTCGCCATCGGTGTGCTGGAAATGCTGGGCCAGGCCCGGCAGTTCTCGTCGCAGACCTTCCAGACCGTCGAGCCGTACACGGTCGTCGGCGTCGCCTTCATCGCCCTCGCCTACCCCGCGTCCCTCCTCCTGCGAGCCCTGGAGCGCCGCCTTGCCCGCTGA
- the ehuC gene encoding ectoine/hydroxyectoine ABC transporter permease subunit EhuC: MSDITWGLWQLLLKGVWVTAQLTVYSTALAAVAAFGIGLARTHRRWFVRFLSGAYFEIFRGTSALILMFWVFFVLPLGFGWQLVPMWAAALTLGLTYGAYGSEVVRGAIAAVPPAQREAAVALSFSPAQTLRKVVLPQAWPGMVPPFNNLLIELLKGTALVSILGVGDIAFGAALVRNATTQSAPVYTVILVMYFALAFALTRGMRVVERRAKAGVGQAPTGRPRPRLRPATGPAVTGTAAPAEGEAR, translated from the coding sequence ATGAGCGACATCACCTGGGGTCTGTGGCAACTCCTCCTCAAGGGCGTGTGGGTCACCGCCCAGCTCACCGTCTACAGCACGGCGCTGGCCGCCGTGGCGGCGTTCGGCATCGGCCTGGCGCGCACCCACCGCCGGTGGTTCGTGCGGTTCCTGTCCGGGGCCTACTTCGAGATCTTCCGGGGCACCTCCGCACTGATCCTGATGTTCTGGGTGTTCTTCGTGCTGCCGTTGGGGTTCGGCTGGCAGCTGGTCCCGATGTGGGCCGCGGCGCTGACACTGGGCCTGACGTACGGCGCGTACGGTTCCGAGGTCGTCCGGGGCGCGATCGCCGCGGTGCCGCCGGCCCAACGGGAGGCGGCCGTCGCGCTGAGCTTCTCGCCCGCGCAGACGCTGCGGAAGGTCGTCCTGCCGCAGGCGTGGCCGGGCATGGTCCCGCCCTTCAACAACCTGCTGATCGAACTGCTCAAGGGCACCGCGCTGGTGTCGATCCTGGGCGTCGGCGACATCGCCTTCGGCGCCGCCCTGGTACGCAACGCCACCACCCAGAGCGCCCCCGTCTACACGGTCATCCTGGTGATGTACTTCGCCCTGGCGTTCGCCCTGACCCGCGGGATGCGGGTGGTGGAGCGGCGCGCCAAGGCGGGCGTCGGGCAGGCCCCGACCGGGCGGCCACGGCCGCGGCTGCGCCCGGCGACCGGTCCGGCGGTCACCGGCACCGCCGCTCCCGCGGAGGGTGAGGCCCGATGA
- the ehuB gene encoding ectoine/hydroxyectoine ABC transporter substrate-binding protein EhuB produces MAALGAAGSIGAASGCSRVPTAKTTGGGQLLERLRKKGSVTLGLAGEQPYGYIGTDGKMTGSAPTIARVIFKRLGVPRVEPFPTDFGSLIVGLNSRQFDVVAAGMYITPQRCAQVIFADPEYQMLDAFLVRKGNPLKLRTYEDIARTRARMATGVGYAEIDYAKAAGITNITTLPDQLAGLLAVEQGRVDVFVGTAVTVRNVVRQSRTTRAEATPEVTPHLDGKPAIDVGAFAFRTPETLLRDAFNRELHRMKRSGELLDLMRPFGFTARQMTKITAKEKCRP; encoded by the coding sequence GTGGCGGCGCTCGGCGCAGCGGGGTCCATCGGCGCGGCGAGCGGGTGCAGCCGGGTCCCGACCGCGAAGACCACCGGCGGCGGGCAACTGCTGGAGCGGCTGCGGAAGAAGGGCTCGGTCACCCTCGGCCTGGCCGGCGAGCAGCCCTACGGCTACATCGGCACCGACGGCAAGATGACCGGTTCGGCACCCACCATCGCCCGGGTGATCTTCAAGCGGCTCGGCGTCCCGCGCGTCGAGCCGTTCCCCACCGACTTCGGCTCGCTGATCGTCGGGCTGAACTCCCGGCAGTTCGACGTCGTCGCGGCCGGGATGTACATCACCCCCCAGCGCTGCGCCCAGGTGATCTTCGCCGATCCCGAGTACCAGATGCTGGACGCCTTCCTCGTCCGCAAGGGCAATCCGCTGAAGCTGCGCACCTACGAGGACATCGCGCGCACCCGAGCCCGGATGGCCACCGGCGTCGGCTACGCCGAGATCGACTACGCCAAGGCCGCCGGGATCACCAACATCACCACGCTTCCTGACCAGTTGGCGGGTCTGCTGGCGGTGGAGCAGGGGCGGGTGGACGTCTTCGTCGGCACCGCGGTGACGGTCCGCAACGTCGTGCGGCAGTCGCGGACCACCCGGGCGGAGGCCACGCCCGAGGTCACCCCCCATCTGGACGGGAAGCCGGCGATCGACGTGGGCGCCTTCGCGTTCCGCACCCCGGAGACCCTCCTCCGGGACGCCTTCAACCGGGAGCTGCACAGGATGAAGCGCTCCGGCGAACTCCTGGACCTGATGCGGCCGTTCGGCTTCACCGCCCGGCAGATGACGAAGATCACCGCCAAGGAGAAGTGCCGGCCATGA
- a CDS encoding DUF3830 family protein — MTDRFIEVSLDKRGVSCTAKLLDDRAPLTCAAIWDALPLGGDVYHAKYARNEIYALVPPFAPEEPPLENPTITPIPGDLCYFTFSDTQLGTASYGYESAAKHRGRATVVDLALFYERNNLLINGDAGWVPGIVWGAVVEGLDRMADACQDLWRAGALGETLAFRRA, encoded by the coding sequence ATGACCGATCGCTTCATCGAAGTCTCCCTGGACAAGCGCGGCGTGAGCTGCACGGCCAAGTTGCTCGACGATCGTGCCCCGCTCACCTGCGCCGCCATCTGGGACGCCCTGCCGCTCGGCGGCGACGTCTACCACGCCAAGTACGCCCGCAACGAGATCTACGCCCTGGTCCCGCCCTTCGCCCCCGAGGAACCGCCGTTGGAGAACCCCACCATCACGCCGATCCCCGGCGACCTGTGCTACTTCACCTTCAGCGACACCCAGTTGGGCACCGCCTCCTACGGCTACGAGAGCGCGGCCAAGCACCGCGGCCGCGCCACCGTCGTCGACCTCGCGCTCTTCTACGAGCGCAACAACCTGCTGATCAACGGGGATGCGGGCTGGGTGCCGGGCATCGTCTGGGGCGCGGTCGTCGAGGGCCTGGACCGGATGGCCGACGCCTGCCAGGACCTCTGGCGGGCCGGCGCCCTGGGGGAGACCCTCGCCTTCCGCCGCGCCTAG
- a CDS encoding amidase: MTNGPTRLTDLTATRLTAGYAAGEFSPVEVAEAVLERAEAAQASVNAFTRIDAEQALAQAAASAERWRRGAPDGPVDGVPVTVKDLLLTRGTPTLRGSRTVRADGATWDEDAPAVARLRESGAVFVGKTTTPEFGWKGVTDSPRHGVTGNPYDPARTSGGSSGGSAAAVASGAGPLSLGTDGGGSVRIPASFCGIFGLKATYGRVPAYPASPFGTLAHVGPMARDAADAALLMDVICGPDWRDWSQLAPLDGSFREAVTGGVVGLRVAYSPSLGWDVPVAPEVAAAVRRTVDALAGLGAAVEEIDPGVADPVEAFHTLWFSGAARLVQPLPEAERELLDPGLREICAQGAQYGALDYLAAVDVRMALGRAMGRFHSVYDLLVTPTEPITAFAGGLEVPAGSGHARWTGWTPFTYPFNLTQQPAATVPCGVDGDGLPIGVQLVGARHADALVLRAAHALYEAGAAGIPGPPVP, encoded by the coding sequence ATGACCAACGGACCGACCCGCCTCACCGACCTCACCGCGACCCGGCTGACGGCCGGCTACGCCGCCGGCGAGTTCTCCCCGGTCGAGGTGGCCGAGGCGGTGCTGGAGCGCGCCGAGGCCGCGCAGGCCAGCGTCAACGCCTTCACCCGGATCGACGCCGAGCAGGCGCTGGCGCAGGCGGCGGCCTCGGCGGAGCGCTGGCGGCGCGGGGCGCCGGACGGGCCGGTGGACGGGGTGCCGGTCACCGTCAAGGACCTGCTGCTGACCCGGGGGACGCCGACGCTGCGCGGGTCGCGGACGGTGCGGGCCGACGGCGCGACGTGGGACGAGGACGCGCCGGCGGTGGCCCGGCTGCGGGAGTCCGGGGCGGTGTTCGTCGGCAAGACCACCACGCCGGAGTTCGGTTGGAAGGGCGTCACCGACTCCCCGCGGCACGGGGTGACGGGCAACCCGTACGATCCGGCGCGCACCTCGGGCGGTTCCAGTGGGGGCAGCGCGGCGGCGGTGGCGTCGGGGGCGGGGCCGTTGAGCCTGGGCACGGACGGCGGGGGGTCGGTGCGGATCCCGGCGTCGTTCTGCGGGATCTTCGGGCTGAAGGCGACCTACGGGCGGGTGCCGGCGTATCCGGCGAGCCCGTTCGGGACGCTGGCGCACGTGGGGCCGATGGCGCGGGACGCGGCGGACGCGGCACTGTTGATGGACGTGATCTGCGGCCCCGATTGGCGGGACTGGTCGCAGTTGGCCCCTCTGGACGGGTCGTTCAGGGAGGCGGTGACCGGGGGCGTGGTCGGGCTGCGGGTGGCGTACAGCCCGTCGCTGGGTTGGGACGTGCCGGTGGCGCCGGAGGTGGCGGCGGCGGTGCGGCGGACGGTGGACGCGCTGGCCGGACTCGGCGCGGCCGTCGAGGAGATCGACCCGGGGGTGGCGGACCCGGTGGAGGCGTTCCACACGCTGTGGTTCAGCGGCGCGGCCCGGCTGGTGCAGCCGCTCCCGGAGGCCGAGCGGGAGTTGCTGGACCCGGGGTTGCGGGAGATCTGCGCGCAGGGCGCCCAATACGGCGCGCTGGACTACCTGGCGGCGGTGGACGTGCGGATGGCGCTGGGGCGGGCGATGGGGCGGTTCCACAGCGTCTACGACCTGTTGGTGACGCCGACCGAGCCGATCACCGCGTTCGCCGGCGGCTTGGAAGTGCCGGCTGGTTCCGGCCACGCGCGGTGGACGGGGTGGACGCCGTTCACCTACCCGTTCAACCTCACCCAGCAGCCCGCCGCGACCGTGCCCTGTGGGGTGGACGGCGACGGGCTGCCGATCGGGGTGCAGTTGGTGGGCGCGCGGCACGCGGACGCGCTGGTGCTGCGCGCCGCGCACGCGCTGTACGAGGCGGGGGCCGCGGGGATCCCGGGGCCGCCGGTTCCGTAG